ACGGTGACCTGCCGCATGAACCTGCAGCCGGTTTCGGGCTACGCCCAGCGGCGCAAGGCGCTCAAATTCCTGCGTGACCGCTCCAAGATCATGGTGACGTTTGCGCCGCTCGGCCAAACCGGGATATATGCGCCGATCTATGCAACCGTAGGCACCGAGATCGGCACGATCACAGTCAAGGCACGGCGGTTCGAGGCAAAAAACTAGGCGCGCAAAGACGCGCCACCGGGAGGGGGACATGGGGCGCGCGACACTGATAGGCTTTTGCGCCGTGGCGATGTGGGCGCTTCTGGCGCTGCTCACCGACGCTTCCGGCACGATGCCGCCGTTCCAGCTTTCGGCCATCACCTTCGCCATCGGCACCTGTGTCGGCCTGGTGGCGCGGCTGTTCATGCCCGCCGCCGCCAAGCAGGAACCGGTCCCGGCCATCGTGTGGGTGATCGGCATTGCCGGCCTGTTCGGCTATCACTTTTTCTACTTCACCGCGCTGCGCAACGCGCCTGCGGTGGAGGCCAGCCTCATCGCCTATCTGTGGCCGCTGCTGATCGTGTTGGGCTCGGCCCTGATGCCGGGCGAGAAGCTGGCCTGGAACCATGTCGCCGGCGCTCTGCTCGGCCTCGCCGGCACGTTCCTGATCGTCACCAAGGGTGGCGGGCTGGCGTTCGACGCCCGCTACGGCTTCGGCTATGCCATGGCGGCGGTCTGCGCGGTCGTGTGGTCGTCCTATTCGCTGCTGTCGCGGCGCTTCCCGTCGGTGCCGACGACGATCGTCACATGGTTCTGCCTGGCGACCTCGGTGCTTTCGCTGGTCTGCCACCTGCTGCTTGAGCAGACTGTGTGGCCGCAGAATTCAGGCCAGTGGCTGGCGGTGCTGGCTCTCGGCCTGATGCCGGTCGGCGCGGCCTTCTATGCCTGGGACATCGGCGTCAAGCGCGGCAACATCCAGGTGCTGGGCGCCGCCAGCTATGCCGCGCCGCTTCTTTCCACGCTGGTGCTGATCGCGGCTGGTTTCGCGGAGCCCAGCTTGCGCATCCTCGCCGCCTGCGTGCTGATCACCGGCGGCGCCGTTCTGGCGGCGAAATCGCTTTTGTTCGGCAAGCGCGCGACGGTCGAGAATGGAGCGGGCGCATGATGCCGTTTCCAGGTGGCATCGAGGCGACGCCGAACGGCACGCTGATCTTTT
The genomic region above belongs to Mesorhizobium terrae and contains:
- a CDS encoding aromatic amino acid exporter YddG, translating into MGRATLIGFCAVAMWALLALLTDASGTMPPFQLSAITFAIGTCVGLVARLFMPAAAKQEPVPAIVWVIGIAGLFGYHFFYFTALRNAPAVEASLIAYLWPLLIVLGSALMPGEKLAWNHVAGALLGLAGTFLIVTKGGGLAFDARYGFGYAMAAVCAVVWSSYSLLSRRFPSVPTTIVTWFCLATSVLSLVCHLLLEQTVWPQNSGQWLAVLALGLMPVGAAFYAWDIGVKRGNIQVLGAASYAAPLLSTLVLIAAGFAEPSLRILAACVLITGGAVLAAKSLLFGKRATVENGAGA